From Zhongshania aliphaticivorans, one genomic window encodes:
- a CDS encoding efflux RND transporter periplasmic adaptor subunit produces the protein MKRFYTAATLLCLANFLLVGAQAETRLHPVNYLTIQEQSSYEAQRLFAGRVIGSQRAEIGFELAGQVMSVSVEDGERVETGQVLASLDTRGLEIEQTELNSARIEVSTRLAQVDKDLIRLQALREKAYVSEGQLETLVSKRQATAAQLAQVESKLQGVALRIQKSKLLAPFAGEIAGMQLEAGVLVAAGQPLMQIVQSSRSEAVFGISDQLGRNLVVGQPLPVMGDFGEWQANLISVSQNLDWRTQTRTVRVSMPVDAPAVDGNTAYLILPETRQVAGFWVPLQALLEDVRGTWAVYQIVSREEGRFQLKKRSVQVLYQYEGQVYLSGGLRSGDRVVSGGIHRLAPELHVILAQE, from the coding sequence ATGAAACGCTTTTATACTGCAGCGACGCTACTATGTTTAGCGAATTTTCTTCTGGTGGGGGCGCAGGCTGAAACACGACTGCATCCAGTGAATTACCTGACTATTCAAGAGCAGTCGTCCTATGAGGCGCAACGCCTATTCGCCGGGCGCGTCATCGGTAGCCAGCGCGCAGAGATCGGCTTCGAGCTTGCTGGGCAAGTAATGAGCGTGAGCGTTGAAGACGGCGAGCGTGTCGAGACGGGGCAGGTGCTTGCAAGCTTAGACACTCGTGGCTTGGAGATTGAGCAAACTGAACTTAATTCGGCGCGGATCGAAGTAAGTACTCGTCTCGCGCAGGTTGATAAAGACCTCATTCGCCTGCAGGCATTGCGCGAAAAGGCGTACGTGTCGGAAGGTCAGCTGGAGACCCTGGTATCAAAGCGCCAAGCGACGGCTGCGCAGTTAGCGCAAGTTGAATCAAAACTTCAGGGTGTGGCCTTACGCATACAAAAATCCAAGCTCCTTGCGCCCTTTGCCGGAGAAATTGCCGGTATGCAATTAGAAGCGGGAGTGCTGGTTGCAGCCGGGCAGCCACTGATGCAAATTGTGCAATCCAGTCGCAGTGAGGCAGTGTTTGGGATATCTGACCAGCTGGGTCGCAATCTCGTTGTTGGTCAACCTTTACCCGTAATGGGTGATTTTGGCGAATGGCAAGCGAACCTTATTTCGGTTTCGCAAAATCTTGATTGGCGCACGCAAACGCGCACGGTGCGCGTTAGCATGCCGGTTGATGCCCCTGCTGTTGACGGTAATACCGCGTATTTAATTTTGCCCGAGACACGTCAGGTTGCGGGCTTTTGGGTGCCACTGCAGGCATTGCTCGAAGACGTGCGTGGAACCTGGGCCGTTTACCAGATAGTGTCGAGGGAAGAGGGCCGGTTTCAGTTAAAAAAACGCTCGGTGCAAGTCCTTTATCAATATGAAGGCCAAGTATATTTAAGTGGCGGGCTACGCAGTGGCGACCGTGTTGTCAGTGGTGGCATTCATCGCCTGGCGCCTGAATTGCATGTTATTTTGGCCCAGGAGTAA
- a CDS encoding TetR/AcrR family transcriptional regulator, producing MQEKRARSKSEEKRQQIILSAGMLFVEHGFEKVSMEGIAKTAGVSKQTVYSHFGNKQQLFTAAIESKCDEYELVPEKQSSAMGCEAYLTYFCSHLASLLSSPEAIGIFRVCVREGGNTEVGELFWAAGPDKIRQRLSNYLNEQNQLGHLRIDNIDFAASQLIAMIHSEAQFRNLLCIGNSKSATELQNYAQHCVRMFLKAYQT from the coding sequence GTGCAAGAGAAACGCGCCCGCTCCAAAAGCGAAGAAAAACGCCAGCAAATCATCCTCTCTGCAGGAATGCTGTTTGTCGAACACGGCTTTGAAAAAGTCAGTATGGAAGGCATCGCCAAGACTGCCGGGGTTTCCAAGCAAACGGTATACAGTCACTTTGGCAACAAACAGCAGCTATTCACCGCCGCAATCGAGTCCAAATGTGACGAATACGAGCTCGTCCCCGAAAAGCAAAGCAGCGCAATGGGCTGCGAGGCTTATCTCACTTATTTCTGCAGCCACCTCGCCTCGCTGCTGAGCAGCCCCGAAGCAATTGGTATTTTTCGGGTTTGCGTGCGCGAAGGCGGTAATACCGAAGTTGGCGAACTGTTTTGGGCCGCAGGGCCAGATAAAATCAGACAGCGCCTGAGTAACTATTTAAACGAGCAAAACCAGTTAGGTCATTTACGCATCGACAATATCGACTTCGCCGCAAGCCAGCTCATCGCAATGATCCACAGCGAGGCGCAATTTCGCAACTTACTGTGTATTGGCAATTCAAAGTCTGCCACTGAACTACAAAACTATGCCCAGCATTGCGTGCGCATGTTTTTAAAAGCCTACCAAACGTAA
- a CDS encoding mechanosensitive ion channel family protein, producing MNKFLIVLLAVGVMFYLNRVLNTMLINFAEKNQRSALRVGYVRKSLNFGTLLLGFVLVCFFLGLGYHQVFIFISSFLAVLGIALIAQWSMLSHLTAGVIIFFAFPYGIGDRIRVVDKDDDISGRILEIALFHVLIRRDDGTTVVYPNSMMLQKAVIKLTANSSLAAQTDGAKPPLDSGAAPALHKELED from the coding sequence ATGAATAAGTTTTTGATTGTGTTACTTGCCGTCGGTGTCATGTTTTATTTGAACCGTGTGCTCAACACCATGTTGATTAATTTTGCTGAGAAAAATCAGCGTTCCGCCTTGCGCGTGGGCTATGTTCGCAAGAGTTTGAATTTTGGGACCTTGCTGTTGGGCTTTGTGCTCGTGTGTTTTTTCTTAGGCCTGGGCTACCACCAAGTATTCATTTTTATATCGTCATTTTTGGCGGTGCTTGGCATTGCCTTGATTGCACAGTGGTCAATGCTCAGTCATTTAACTGCCGGCGTGATTATCTTTTTTGCCTTCCCCTATGGTATTGGTGATCGCATTAGGGTGGTGGATAAAGACGATGATATTAGCGGCCGAATTTTAGAAATTGCTTTGTTCCATGTGCTTATTCGGCGGGATGACGGCACCACAGTGGTCTACCCAAATAGTATGATGCTGCAAAAGGCGGTTATTAAATTGACGGCAAACTCGTCGTTGGCCGCGCAAACCGACGGGGCAAAGCCTCCGCTCGATTCGGGGGCGGCGCCAGCGCTCCACAAAGAACTCGAGGACTAA